Proteins encoded within one genomic window of Panicum virgatum strain AP13 chromosome 1N, P.virgatum_v5, whole genome shotgun sequence:
- the LOC120655198 gene encoding uncharacterized protein LOC120655198 isoform X1, producing the protein MGLRSLLLVLLLHIAAAALRSDAAAFASPTTGSIVKQLSSVVNWPRGAAAPHGGPKPPAHAPYADGHVGVALQFESGYFVETLVEGDKLGVTPHTIRVSPVEGGELLAVDSAHSNIVRITPPLSEYSRGRLVAGSFQGHSGHIDGKPSDARFKRPTGVAVDDMGNVYVADTSNLAIRKIGESGVTTIAGGKSNIPGYRDGPSEDAKFSTDFDVVYVKKMCSLLVIDRGNAALRKIALPQEDCTYQDSSLLSSDIILVIGAVLAGYIFSGFQHGFGFSSSEKVEALETEQHESSTIGKPPLVVESLKEEPGAGWPSFGTLISDLLKLAIEGVGKLLLSVVPQRLQHGKRNLTPLKDRLVMPEDRHETAIAQKLSSTPMRPETLHAPTAASEVAPKAQKSIKPSKFRDSTLSSKHRSSKRQEYADFYGASESAAVSAKVPKDRLRHRHREKSGEVAYGTVHPELKPAEAKPADYSDSKYDHYVRSKYTAESGYRY; encoded by the exons ATGGGACTGAGATCCCTGCTGCTGGTTCTCCTGCTCcacattgccgccgccgccctgcggtCCGATGCGGCCGCCTTCGCCTCGCCCACCACAG GCAGCATCGTGAAGCAGCTCTCGTCGGTGGTCAACTGGccgcggggcgccgccgccccgcacgGGGGGCCCAAGCCGCCCGCCCACGCCCCGTACGCCG ATGGGCATGTGGGTGTGGCGCTGCAGTTTGAGAGCGGCTACTTTGTTGAGACGCTTGTCGAGGGTGACAAGCTTGGTGTCACGCCGCACACCATCAGGGTGTCTCCTGTTGAGGGTGGGGAGCTACTTGCGGTAGACTCTGCTCACAGCAACATTGTGCGAATAACTCCTCCGCTGTCTGAGT ATAGCAGGGGAAGACTTGTTGCTGGTTCTTTCCAGGGCCATTCTGGTCACATAGATGGTAAACCAAGTGATGCCCGATTCAAGCGCCCCACAGGCGTTGCTGTTGATGATATGGGAAATGTCTATGTTGCTGACACTTCAAATTTGGCGATTCGAAAGATTGGGGAATCAG GAGTGACCACCATTGCTGGTGGAAAATCAAATATCCCAGGTTATAGGGATGGCCCCAGTGAAGATGCAAAGTTCTCTACTGATTTTGATGTGGTGTATGTGAAGAAAATGTGCTCTCTTCTGGTTATTGACCGCGGAAATGCAGCCCTCAGGAAAATTGCCCTTCCGCAAGAAGATTGCACTTATCAGGATTCCTCGCTCCTATCTTCAG ATATCATATTGGTAATTGGTGCTGTTTTGGCCGGATATATCTTTTCTGGTTTCCAACATGGGTTTGGATTTTCAAGCTCCGAGAAG GTGGAGGCACTGGAAACCGAGCAACACGAGAGCAGCACAATTGGGAAGCCACCTCTGGTTGTGGAGAGCCTGAAAGAGGAACCAGGAGCTGGGTGGCCATCCTTTGGGACGCTTATCTCTGATCTCTTGAAACTTGCTATTGAAGGAGTGGGGAAGCTACTTCTCAGCGTCGTCCCTCAACGGCTGCAGCATGGGAAGAGGAACCTCACTCCACTCAAAGACAGGCTCGTGATGCCCGAGGACAGACATGAGACTGCGATAGCGCAGAAGCTCAGCAGCACGCCAATGAGGCCCGAGACGCTCCACGCTCCTACCGCTGCAAGCGAGGTGGCACCAAAGGCTCAGAAGAGCATCAAGCCATCCAAGTTCAGGGACTCCACCCTGTCAAGCAAGCACAGGTCCTCCAAGAGGCAGGAGTACGCCGACTTCTACGGCGCCTCCGAGTCCGCCGCGGTGAGCGCCAAGGTCCCGAAGGACCggctccgccaccgccacagGGAGAAGAGCGGGGAGGTCGCCTACGGGACCGTGCACCCCGAGCTGAAGCCGGCGGAGGCGAAGCCCGCGGATTACAGCGACTCCAAGTACGATCACTACGTCAGGAGCAAGTACACCGCCGAGAGCGGGTACAGGTACTGA
- the LOC120655198 gene encoding uncharacterized protein LOC120655198 isoform X2, which produces MGLRSLLLVLLLHIAAAALRSDAAAFASPTTDGHVGVALQFESGYFVETLVEGDKLGVTPHTIRVSPVEGGELLAVDSAHSNIVRITPPLSEYSRGRLVAGSFQGHSGHIDGKPSDARFKRPTGVAVDDMGNVYVADTSNLAIRKIGESGVTTIAGGKSNIPGYRDGPSEDAKFSTDFDVVYVKKMCSLLVIDRGNAALRKIALPQEDCTYQDSSLLSSDIILVIGAVLAGYIFSGFQHGFGFSSSEKVEALETEQHESSTIGKPPLVVESLKEEPGAGWPSFGTLISDLLKLAIEGVGKLLLSVVPQRLQHGKRNLTPLKDRLVMPEDRHETAIAQKLSSTPMRPETLHAPTAASEVAPKAQKSIKPSKFRDSTLSSKHRSSKRQEYADFYGASESAAVSAKVPKDRLRHRHREKSGEVAYGTVHPELKPAEAKPADYSDSKYDHYVRSKYTAESGYRY; this is translated from the exons ATGGGACTGAGATCCCTGCTGCTGGTTCTCCTGCTCcacattgccgccgccgccctgcggtCCGATGCGGCCGCCTTCGCCTCGCCCACCACAG ATGGGCATGTGGGTGTGGCGCTGCAGTTTGAGAGCGGCTACTTTGTTGAGACGCTTGTCGAGGGTGACAAGCTTGGTGTCACGCCGCACACCATCAGGGTGTCTCCTGTTGAGGGTGGGGAGCTACTTGCGGTAGACTCTGCTCACAGCAACATTGTGCGAATAACTCCTCCGCTGTCTGAGT ATAGCAGGGGAAGACTTGTTGCTGGTTCTTTCCAGGGCCATTCTGGTCACATAGATGGTAAACCAAGTGATGCCCGATTCAAGCGCCCCACAGGCGTTGCTGTTGATGATATGGGAAATGTCTATGTTGCTGACACTTCAAATTTGGCGATTCGAAAGATTGGGGAATCAG GAGTGACCACCATTGCTGGTGGAAAATCAAATATCCCAGGTTATAGGGATGGCCCCAGTGAAGATGCAAAGTTCTCTACTGATTTTGATGTGGTGTATGTGAAGAAAATGTGCTCTCTTCTGGTTATTGACCGCGGAAATGCAGCCCTCAGGAAAATTGCCCTTCCGCAAGAAGATTGCACTTATCAGGATTCCTCGCTCCTATCTTCAG ATATCATATTGGTAATTGGTGCTGTTTTGGCCGGATATATCTTTTCTGGTTTCCAACATGGGTTTGGATTTTCAAGCTCCGAGAAG GTGGAGGCACTGGAAACCGAGCAACACGAGAGCAGCACAATTGGGAAGCCACCTCTGGTTGTGGAGAGCCTGAAAGAGGAACCAGGAGCTGGGTGGCCATCCTTTGGGACGCTTATCTCTGATCTCTTGAAACTTGCTATTGAAGGAGTGGGGAAGCTACTTCTCAGCGTCGTCCCTCAACGGCTGCAGCATGGGAAGAGGAACCTCACTCCACTCAAAGACAGGCTCGTGATGCCCGAGGACAGACATGAGACTGCGATAGCGCAGAAGCTCAGCAGCACGCCAATGAGGCCCGAGACGCTCCACGCTCCTACCGCTGCAAGCGAGGTGGCACCAAAGGCTCAGAAGAGCATCAAGCCATCCAAGTTCAGGGACTCCACCCTGTCAAGCAAGCACAGGTCCTCCAAGAGGCAGGAGTACGCCGACTTCTACGGCGCCTCCGAGTCCGCCGCGGTGAGCGCCAAGGTCCCGAAGGACCggctccgccaccgccacagGGAGAAGAGCGGGGAGGTCGCCTACGGGACCGTGCACCCCGAGCTGAAGCCGGCGGAGGCGAAGCCCGCGGATTACAGCGACTCCAAGTACGATCACTACGTCAGGAGCAAGTACACCGCCGAGAGCGGGTACAGGTACTGA